In Rhodamnia argentea isolate NSW1041297 chromosome 1, ASM2092103v1, whole genome shotgun sequence, the genomic window agaacaaaatgtTTCCTTTGCCCCTTCCGGACGattggaaaataaagaaatagttAATATATTTAAGATAATTACGTATTTACAAAATGTTGTCTCAATTCATCTTATCCCATTGAATTGTTTATTGAATCGTTGCAATTAATGTTCAATCCCACAGCAAAGGAAGAGATCTTCTGCAGCTACTTTACAATACCTCGCTCCTTATACGGGAGCAGCTTTCCCTGAATATTTTATGTTTGAGAATTTAGTGAAAGATTCTTCAAAATCTTTTCGGTGACTTGTTTGTGGTTCTATCATGTGCAATTGAGGGCTCGAAAATCTTAAAAGTGTTTGAATGAGTCGAATGTGGTTTATATTAACTATTGTGCCACTTGATCTATAATTAATGTTAGGCTAACACTACAAAAAAccacaaaccgatacacttgtgacaaatttatcccaaactattttttgaccacaaaaaatccaaactagtacacctatgacaaatttaccccaaactatttttttgaccaccaaactCTAAAtcggtatatctgtgacaaatttaccttaagctaatttttttaacatgaaaaatccaaaatcggtacacttgtgacaaatttatcctccgttaaattgaattaatatcacgaaaaatgccaaaccgatacacccgtgataaacagagggtaaaaatctaaACTTGTACACCTAtcaactgtcacgtgtcatctaactctgCAATTTAGTgtttagatttaacgaaaactaaaggaaagtaaatttatcactggAGTACCAacttgggtaaatttgtcacaagtgtaacggttcgggatttttttgtggtcaaaaaaatagtttaaagtacatttgtcacgggtgtaccggtttgggattttccgtagtattaacccttaataTTATATTGCTCTCTCTATATACGTAGGTCGTATCATAGCGTAGTGTTCTatagatattaaaaaaaaaaactcattgcttatttctttgtttatttattcTGGTGAAAGATTATGGCCCTTCAAGGGCATTCCTCATAACAACTGTATAGGAGTATTATAGATTTGAAGAATTGTGGTAAATTCTCTGTTATTGGCGTTTAATTCTCTTCCTTGCTTTATTAATTTACTACAAAATAAGTTCAAGTTAGTTTGTCTTCTCTTAGTACGTAGAAAAGCTAGGTTTTGTCCTATTTTCAATCTCTAAATACTATTTTTTCCACTATCTCACTATTACATGAATAAAATAAATCTGGTTTCAATTTAGTTCGTTTTGTTTTCCTCGTGAGTATGTGTTTCGATCGGCTTGCTTTTTCTGGCTCTGCAACATGCATGTGAATCTATATATAAACATGCTTTTTACTTGCATCAGTCGATTTCTATGTATTTAGGCAAAAGGTTTTGTTTGTCTCACTTTTCAAACATCCTAATATTACCTCGACTACTCACTAGCTCATATCATTTCATTGTGATACAAAAATAAATCTTAATTGTGTAGTACCCCGTAAATACATTGTTCTTAATTACACACACTTAACTTTTTGTGAATACAAACTTATGATAAAGACTCTAAAATAATCTCCCTCGTCACCGGTAAAATACCCTTTTGCTAGACTATACAAGGTGAAATTAGAGAATCTTGAGGAACTTTTTCTTTGGCTTGGGAAAACTAAGAAGCTACACAGATTTTAACGGCTCACCTTCGGGAAGAAACTTGTCTCCCTCGCTAGCAACATAAGACTACATATACATAATACCTATATATCCTCAAAATACCCCAaaccataaaatataattatataattaaaagaaaatcgaaaaaacaaGTGTCAAGAGAACATCAAGAACCCGACACCTGCCCCATCAAGTCCTCGAACCTCATGAACGTGCCGTGAAACCCGTACGGCACTCGCGACGGCAACCTCACCACGGCCACCTGCTCCATGTCCGAAGCCCTCACGATCACCAGCTccgacctctctctctcctcatccctCACGAAGCTCATCAAGTACCCGCCTCCATCATCGTCTTCGCAACGACCCTCCTCCTCAGGCACGTAGCACGGCTCGCCTCCGAACCTCCCCCGTCCGTACAGAAACTTGCTCACTTCGCCGTTCGACTGGTCGACCTTGGCCATCCCACAGCACTTGGGCCACGGCTCGGCTATGGCCAAGTACACGTACCTCGTCCTCCTCCCCAGGAGGTGCTTGGCCACCTGACCCGCCTCCAGGTTCGTCCCCGCCACCACAACCCTCCTCGTGTAGCGCCCCGTCCTTGTATTGATCCGGATCTCCGACAACTGGCTCCGCAGCTGCTGCTCACCTTCGGCAATGTGATCATTGAAGACAGAGTCGGGCGGGTCCATGCACGACCCGAGAATGGTCACGACCTTGTCTCCGTCGCCGTCCCTTTCCTCCCACGCGTTCCACAGGTGGAAGCAGAAGCAGTCCGGCACGTCGTACCACAGGATGCCCGACTCATCCACGGCATCCTTCGGCATGATCCCAAACCGCGACATCTTCCTCCTGTCGTAGAGAACCGGCGACCCTCCACGGAGCATCTCGGACAGCCTGAACACCACCTGGTGGTCCGGGATCACGACGTCGTTCTCGGTAATTGCAAAGTCGTGGATCATGGTGGGCTGCTGGAGGGTTATGTCCACGTCCGATGTTTTCTTTCCCGTCTTATCGAATTTGAAGTACTTCAAGTAGGGACGCTTTACGACGTCATAGCTGAGCGCGTGGAGCTCCCCCGTGGCGGGGTCCACCTTGGGGTGGGCTATCATGGGACAGCCGAGCTGGCCGCCGAAGTCGAACCGCCCGACTGTCTCCAGGTCGCCGCTTCCATCGATCAGCACGTGGTACGGGTAGTCGTCCTCCGACATGGCCAGCAGGCGGCCGTTGAAGTACACGAGCCCCGCGTTGGCGACCCCCGAGCCGGCCGAGCCATCGATGAGGCCAAACCCAGTGCGGGCCGCGTACAGCGCCAGCCTCGCCAGGCCCGAGTGGCCATGCAGCTCCCCGATAGGCTTCGGGAACACAGGCCGGCCGAGAACAGCCTCCTGCTCGATCCGGCTTGTTCGTGTATACCTGCAGCTGTAGCTGGTGCGGTTGCCCCAGCCGAGCGTGACGGCATGGATCATGCCATCACCGTCAAACAGATGGTGGCCGCCGCATGGCGGGAATAGGGGATTCGCGCCGTTTCGCACGTAGGCGCCACGTAGGCAAGAGGGTATCTGGCCCACCACTTCCAAGTCGTGCTGAACCGGGCACTCCTGGACCGGAGCGAAGTTCCCGGACAACTGAACCGCTGGGTCCGCCGTTTTGGGCAATTCGTGCCCCTTCTCAAAGGGCACCAACAGTGAGGCCTCTAGCGTGTCTAGCGCCGAGGCCACAAGCCTCTGGATCGGGTTCAGATCCGGCCGGTAGTTTGGTTTCGACGGGGTCAGCGGCGGCATCGGCATCGAGGGTGGGTAAATAATCTTGGGGAGGGTCTTCTTGGAAGGGTTGATGAGCATTTTGCAGGTGGGTGGCCATAATTGAGAAGAATTGTGCGGGGTTGATGGAGTGATTAAGTGTAGAGAAGCAGAAGCATGCATGGCTAAAAGAATCGAGAAGCGGGCGTGTCAGTACGAGAACGATTACAACGAAGTGGTGCGTGCTTTAAGACTTATATATATAGGCTAAGGCCTCCCAAGGTTTGCAGAAGCGCGTGACAGCAGCATTTTTGTCGCCATCGCCACCCATGGGAGACCGGAGATGTGGGACACGTGGGGAGATTGCTTGAGGGAATAGATTGGCTTAAACAACTCATCTGGCCGGTGTTTTCCACTTAGTTAGGTCAAGAGGGGATTGATTTAGTTCAGAATTATTGGGACACATGAACGATAACGCGTGATTGCATTAGTTTGTATGGCGGTGACCCTATCCCATGCATAAGATGTTATTTTATGAGTTTTGCTAACATAATAGTCTCTAGACTCTTGTTACATTGTGAGTCACGAGTTTATAAAAGACTGCACCCACGACAATCCGTAATTATTTATTGGAAGCTGCTAACTTAATAGTTTGATAATattatcggttatttctgatcacatgaTGTCCCTATCGataagtattttatgcaaaatacgcggtgatAGTATagcatttttcttattattatttgatttttcatagTCCAAAAGAGAATAGCATTGCTATTCTACTGTGAGATTAACAATCTATTTTGAGCCacaaacataaataattaataattaataattattgtTAAGTCCATTCTCGTCAGAATTGGTGACTCATTACATATTGTTATTTTCACACTGACCCAAAAGCTATCGTAGCCATTTATCTTATGTCATCTCTTTTCATGTCGGGATCTAAGACTTCTCATATCTTCTTTTGAACAGGAAttgttctttttcctccttttatcAAAGGTAATTTTTGTACTTAGAGACGAGCGGGGGCCACCGCCAAGTCATTAACCCCTTAGGTCTGTCGATGTGTTTCTCAATTCTCAAATTCTTCCAATCAGGATTTTTTAGTAGACAGTTATAAACATGAAGTCACCtacatttatttttagttaaaagGCATATGGGTGATATTTATGTTACAAAATCTATCAATCAGAAATAATTCGCTTGGACTATGATATTGGTACTCCACACCGCACCACCTTCTATAATTTCTTTCCTGTAATTATTGTGACCCCATGGAAACAATTATGACTAGATCTAGACAAGAAAAGTACCAAGAAGATGttactctttttgtttttggcattGATACAAGTtcggttataaacctttcaattgaacaaatttagtCTAAACCTCCACCTTttgtcaaaatttgaaaaaagtgtCATTTTCTAGTTATCAATTCCAATAGCTCCTTCCGAGGATCCTTGCTTCTCTCATGATATAATCTTCTTCCCGCTAAGCCCCGTTTCTCCTCGATCCACAGAAACAAAGTGTAGAATGGCTAACCGCCTTGTTAGAAAGTTCTTGATTTCccggttgtgccaattcagtccatcctaTTAATTTTGATCGAGAATAGCTATCGTACACATTGGACGTCCTACCCGACATGACCGATGCtgacgttgataattttttaataatttctataAATTCTCGATATCTTTTtccaaaactttttattttatttttttttttttttttttcacttagtCCGGGCGAGGGCGTCGCAACCCTTGCTAGCCAATAAGCGAGGGTATCGGGCCTTGCCCGAATCTTGGCTAGAGTtgtaaaaaagacaaagaaaagaaaaaaaaattacaaattttacaaaaaattaagaatttaaaaaatttcccaaatCCGCACGGGTTGTGTCATATAGGACAGTTGGcgtccatgttagtgatttctgGCTGAATTTTTTTCGATGGATTGTATTGGCACATATGTAGAAGgttcaagattaaattgattcaattaaaatatttatgactaaatttgtaccaatacaataggtttaagacttttttggtacttttcccgattTAAGCTATATTTGTTTTGTGGGAAAtaacttatttgaaaaaaatattctgaaaaatgattgctCATATCCTaagtgattatttaaaaaaaaaaaaatttcaaatcattcatttttcacaaaataaacgaagcctTAATTTTGGTCACAATTTCTTCGTGCACTCCTTTCACGTCTTTCCTTGACTACCCAATTCATAGATGAATTATGCTTTTCGTTATGATGGTTTGGTACTATCCATTTACTCGTTCTCAATTATTAATGTCCTCCATTCCACTTTCCTCTATCTTGATTAACTACAGTCCCGCCAAATGTGGTGATGACTTCGTTAGGTAAATGGGAATGCGTGGAGACGCGCCCTCTTGGGGACTTTGTCATTTGACTTATGTCATTGATGTTGACGACCATGAATTAATAAGGCAGCTTCGTGAGATACGATCATAATGCAGAAGATTCTCATAAAATCACGTGAAAtgtaaatgaaaacaaaattgcACCCGAAGATGTTGACAATTGATGGACAACTGATGACTACAATCACCAATACATAAAAATACATAGAGATAGTTCTTGTCACGCGTTATTGAAACTctcaaaagataaaatcataTGAATCACATGGCAAGTCTCTGACACTGTTCCTTAGGCCATAAAAGTAGAATAGGAGAAAAGTATCAATACAGTTCTAGAcctattacatttgtgtcaaatcagttttgaaacttttattgatgtcaacttaatcctaaacattttgcatttgtgtcaattgaattcatccgatcaatttttacCGGAAATTGTTAATGTGAGCGCTGGTTTTCATACATGGTATAGTTGGCGCcgatatgaatatttttaattatttttttattttttcttctttttcttttatgtacactttttttttattgagggctAACCCCCGGGCAAGGGCCGTGGTGCCCTCACCTGGCCTGATCCGGCAAGGGCATCGCGGCCCTTGCCCATTGTAGGCGGTGGTCGACCGACGACCTCACCCGTTgtcaatcaaaaattaaaattatagaaaaggaaaaggaaaaggaaaaggaaaaggaaagtctACATCATCGTCGATCGTGCCACGTGGAACAATCGGCGTCTACTTcaacaattttcagccaaaattagcttgatggattcaattggtataaatgcaaaaagtttagtactaagTTGAGCGGGGATCGTCAAAATTTGATCATCTAAACGTGTCTACAAACGACGACTCCGTATAATAGATTCAATACGGGATTGTAAGAGATTGCATTGGCTATGGAGATCAAATTAGTGTGTATCTAAAATTCTATATCTAGTATTCGTGCCCATTAAGGATGGCACTTAGCAGCTAGCAATTCGGATGAATCCGGTTTCGGATACGTCCCACAAGAGCACgccaaaaatccaatttcaCCCCGCCACGCCGTCATCCGACGACACACCGTGTTACCACGAGACGAAGGTTTCGCTCGCGTCCGCGTTCGGGTCCAAAAACGTGACGGCACGTGGGGTAGGTCATGATCTGCATCATCTGACGGTCCCCCATTGGCGACGGCGCCTGGTCGGGCCCCGACACGCCACGTGCCCCCTTCCGTGGCTGACCCGACCCCGGCATGGTCCCGATTGCGTCCCCCGTGGCGCTGCTGTCATTCCCAACAAAAGCtgattaattttttctcttccgCTTTGTTTTATTCGTTGGGAAAAAGATTCTAGTTTGGTTCGTCCCGCCGctgtgtcgtcttcttcttctccttcatgtGGAGCGAAGGGCAGCTTGGGACCTCAGGTGTCCAGCACGTGCGGAAGGAGACGAGGGGCGTGCCACGTGTCTGATCGGGGCATCTGGACGCCACGTGTCTGAGCGGGGGATCATCGGAAGAACCGAAAACCGCCTTCGTCGTCATCGCGCTGCTCAgttttttttgtactttgtctttttttatacGTGTCTTTTGCCAAGAATATTAGACAAGATagattttttgtgacacgaaATTAATCTGATCATATGAATTTTAGACTTTCCACGACAcataaaaaatttgagatgaaatttaaaattttttgtggtattaactcgaTCTGAATGCACAAGAGTCACATAACTCTTTCCCTTCGAGGGCCGAAGGGATGACAAAATTGATCAGAGTTTCGGGCTGCTCTATGACGGCACAGATTCCTCCGAATCCTGGAGAGTACAACCGCCGGATGCATGCGGCGTCGCCACCTGGCCAACCAGCGTGTGCTTGTGTCGGAGGGACTTCGACCGTGAAGCGAATGTGCTGTCGAGTTTCTATTGGTTGATGATCTTGGGACACTCCTAAATGGGGGAAgatatttctacttttctaGAGAGTTGTGGAGGAAACTTGCGGGGAGATATTGCTTGGGTTGAGCTAGTGATTTTTCGTCCCTTGCCATCATAGTGATCTCCATCACTTATCTTATGTTTACGCCCATTAGTGTAAACTAGCTGGCTCGTCAAACACCATTCATAAATAATCTGATCTAAATAGATCAATTTAATTCGTTTATGACTCATTTCATTACCATATAAATTTAGTGACTCGTGCCCGGCGCGACCCATATCCAATCCATATTTGACCCCACTCATatttctaaatcattttcatatttaatccgaTTTAAGGAAACTTATATTCAAATTGAGGTGACGGTGTGTAGTGAGTGAATACAAAATCAAGCGAGggcaagaaaaaatgaaaaaagtcaTAGAGATTGGTTGAACCTAAGAAAGTTATAAATCCATTTATAATTCATTTATTGAGTGTAATCAACACATATAACAATTTTGTCCATTGTATATGAGTTAAGAAATTGATtcataacccattttgacagatcTAACACTAGCCAagtcttttgatttttatcttatCAATGATGTTGACGTCAGCCCTTTCTTttaaaattgatatttaaaCTTAGTATACACAAGATTTATGTCGTTTTTGTCCATTGACGTGCTGTGTCACTGGCCGAATGAAAAAGAATTAGTTAGTGCCTTCTTGTAGACAAGGTGGTTGCGTGGTAGATTGAGTGTCTAATGTGGTAATAAGACCCAAAAGGGAGTAACGAATAGGGATGACTGAGGTTCTAGGGTAGAATGGAGAATTGGATAACCGAACTAGCATAAACAAGATAGGTTTCAAGGTATATAGAGTAGATTTTAGGTTTCTAAAATTTGGGAAACCGATTCCAATAGGTAGGTTCCATGTTTCAAGAGGGGGACTCTaagaacttgaaacctaaaataagtctttgtatttttcttattctatgtcCTCGTGCTATCCTGCGGTATTTCATAGCATCCGATAATAAATGTATAATATGAAACCCTTAGtctgaacttttatttttagcgaTATCCATtactgagacttttactttcttGAATTATAGTCGGTGGATTACAGCAACAAATAATGG contains:
- the LOC115754651 gene encoding 9-cis-epoxycarotenoid dioxygenase NCED6, chloroplastic, translated to MHASASLHLITPSTPHNSSQLWPPTCKMLINPSKKTLPKIIYPPSMPMPPLTPSKPNYRPDLNPIQRLVASALDTLEASLLVPFEKGHELPKTADPAVQLSGNFAPVQECPVQHDLEVVGQIPSCLRGAYVRNGANPLFPPCGGHHLFDGDGMIHAVTLGWGNRTSYSCRYTRTSRIEQEAVLGRPVFPKPIGELHGHSGLARLALYAARTGFGLIDGSAGSGVANAGLVYFNGRLLAMSEDDYPYHVLIDGSGDLETVGRFDFGGQLGCPMIAHPKVDPATGELHALSYDVVKRPYLKYFKFDKTGKKTSDVDITLQQPTMIHDFAITENDVVIPDHQVVFRLSEMLRGGSPVLYDRRKMSRFGIMPKDAVDESGILWYDVPDCFCFHLWNAWEERDGDGDKVVTILGSCMDPPDSVFNDHIAEGEQQLRSQLSEIRINTRTGRYTRRVVVAGTNLEAGQVAKHLLGRRTRYVYLAIAEPWPKCCGMAKVDQSNGEVSKFLYGRGRFGGEPCYVPEEEGRCEDDDGGGYLMSFVRDEERERSELVIVRASDMEQVAVVRLPSRVPYGFHGTFMRFEDLMGQVSGS